The following are encoded together in the Bacillus sp. NP157 genome:
- a CDS encoding tetratricopeptide repeat protein produces the protein MAIVPPERDLEAQLMAGDFALASNDLAKASEAYGNACVLSDDPKVASRAAELALAIHDQAAANRALTRWASLGATPAQLAEGRARLALDRGDTDDASRQLEILVGSGDPDAWRAFGRTLVQARDAAQAGQLLERIATPQRLPNDSSAWLAMAELGENLGRHDYAQKIGDEAQKRFHDGTTYGWAAQKKFHAGDKAGALALFAKAVAKEPKNPRLRLAYATVLTQSGDEKGAARVLAAGPQDADTYAFRMSLAARAADKGALRRLYDEIRHQSDDVQAQNAFTLGQLAELLDRKEDALDWYAAVTDDDPRIFDASVRSAVILHVQGKDDDAHEIVAELQTSYADRPELLVKAFAVDGELYMDGRRFDAAVDAYDKALRVKPDDTDMLYARGLALAEAGRIDPAVADFRKVLELKPGDVEASNALGYTLADNGRDLTEAQSLLQVARSARPDDPSVADSWGWLQFRQGQLDQAERTLRGAWAKQKDGDIGVHLAEVLWQRGERDEARKVLNEVRRIDPKNASLQKTEQTLKP, from the coding sequence GTGGCCATCGTACCCCCCGAGCGCGACCTCGAGGCCCAGTTGATGGCTGGCGATTTCGCGCTGGCCTCGAACGACCTCGCGAAGGCGTCGGAAGCGTATGGCAACGCCTGCGTGCTCAGCGACGACCCCAAGGTGGCCAGCCGGGCGGCCGAGCTCGCCCTGGCGATCCATGACCAGGCCGCGGCGAACCGGGCGCTGACGCGCTGGGCCAGCCTGGGCGCGACCCCGGCCCAACTGGCCGAGGGCAGGGCGCGGCTGGCGCTGGACCGTGGCGACACCGACGACGCCTCGCGACAGCTGGAGATCCTGGTCGGCTCCGGCGACCCGGATGCCTGGCGTGCCTTCGGTCGCACCCTGGTGCAGGCTCGCGACGCGGCCCAGGCCGGCCAGTTGCTCGAGCGCATCGCGACCCCGCAGCGCCTGCCCAACGATTCGTCGGCGTGGCTGGCCATGGCCGAGCTGGGTGAGAACCTCGGCCGCCACGACTACGCGCAGAAGATCGGCGACGAAGCCCAGAAGCGTTTCCACGACGGGACCACCTATGGCTGGGCGGCGCAGAAGAAATTCCATGCCGGCGACAAGGCGGGGGCGCTGGCGCTGTTTGCCAAGGCCGTCGCGAAGGAGCCGAAAAACCCACGCCTGCGCCTGGCCTACGCGACGGTGCTGACCCAGTCCGGCGACGAGAAGGGCGCCGCACGGGTGCTCGCCGCTGGCCCGCAGGATGCCGATACCTATGCGTTCCGGATGAGCCTGGCCGCACGGGCCGCCGACAAGGGCGCGTTGCGGCGACTCTACGACGAGATTCGACACCAGTCGGATGACGTCCAGGCGCAGAACGCCTTCACCCTCGGCCAGCTCGCGGAGTTGCTCGATCGCAAGGAAGATGCCCTCGACTGGTATGCGGCGGTGACCGACGACGATCCGCGCATCTTCGATGCCTCCGTGCGCAGTGCGGTGATCCTGCACGTGCAGGGCAAGGACGACGATGCGCACGAGATCGTCGCCGAGCTGCAGACCAGCTACGCCGATCGTCCCGAGTTGCTGGTCAAGGCCTTTGCCGTCGATGGCGAGCTGTACATGGACGGGCGTCGCTTCGACGCGGCCGTCGATGCCTACGACAAGGCGCTGCGGGTGAAGCCGGACGACACCGACATGCTTTACGCGCGCGGCCTTGCTCTGGCCGAAGCCGGGCGCATCGACCCGGCGGTGGCGGACTTCCGCAAGGTGCTCGAACTCAAGCCCGGCGATGTCGAAGCGAGCAATGCGCTGGGCTACACGCTGGCTGACAACGGACGCGACCTTACCGAGGCGCAGTCGCTGCTGCAGGTGGCGCGCTCGGCACGCCCGGACGATCCGTCGGTCGCGGACTCGTGGGGTTGGCTGCAGTTCCGCCAGGGCCAGCTCGACCAGGCCGAGCGGACGTTGCGCGGTGCATGGGCGAAGCAGAAGGACGGCGACATCGGCGTCCACCTGGCCGAGGTGCTCTGGCAGCGCGGCGAGCGTGACGAAGCGCGCAAGGTGCTCAACGAAGTGCGCCGCATCGATCCGAAGAACGCGTCGTTGCAGAAGACCGAGCAGACGCTGAAGCCCTGA
- the hemA gene encoding glutamyl-tRNA reductase: MPLIALGLNHLTAPVSLREQVAFDASVAPDALGDLTRQPGVEEAMILSTCNRTELYVSVTDGFEAVPGQWLSRQHRLTPQRLDEFLYRHEEQDAVRHMFRVATGLDSMVLGEPQILGQVKDAYQQARGAQTLKAPMERLLQHTFAVAKRVRTDTRIGAHTVSVAYTAVRLAEQVFTDLRQACVLLIGAGETIELAARHLADKQVRRLIVANRTLENAQELAGRYSGYAIALADLPRHLAEADIVISSTASRLPVVTKAMVADAIVQRRRRPMFMVDIAVPRDIEADVATLNDVYLYGIDDLKQVIDENRRSREMAAREADAIIDLQVERYMSWRRALTLRNPAVDMRVAAEAQRDEVLAKAQAMLARGRSADEALAFLANTLTNKLLHAPSARLRDAALSGDLDLLHAAGRLYGLDPDDDVSA, from the coding sequence ATGCCACTGATCGCCCTCGGGCTTAACCACCTCACCGCGCCGGTCAGCCTGCGCGAGCAGGTGGCGTTCGACGCCAGCGTGGCGCCGGATGCCCTTGGCGACCTCACCCGCCAGCCAGGCGTCGAGGAGGCGATGATCCTCTCGACATGTAACCGCACCGAGCTTTACGTCAGTGTGACCGACGGCTTCGAGGCGGTGCCGGGCCAATGGCTGTCACGCCAGCACCGGTTGACCCCGCAGCGGCTCGATGAGTTCCTCTACCGGCACGAAGAACAGGACGCCGTCAGGCACATGTTCCGGGTGGCGACGGGGCTGGACTCGATGGTGCTGGGCGAGCCGCAGATCCTTGGCCAGGTCAAGGATGCCTACCAGCAGGCCCGCGGCGCGCAGACCCTGAAGGCGCCGATGGAGCGGCTGCTCCAGCACACCTTCGCGGTCGCCAAGCGGGTCCGCACCGATACCCGGATCGGCGCGCACACCGTGTCGGTGGCCTATACCGCGGTACGCCTGGCCGAGCAGGTGTTCACCGACCTGCGCCAGGCCTGCGTGCTCCTGATCGGCGCCGGCGAGACGATCGAACTGGCGGCCCGCCACCTGGCCGACAAACAGGTCCGCCGCCTGATCGTCGCCAACCGCACCCTGGAAAACGCCCAGGAGCTGGCCGGTCGCTACAGCGGCTACGCCATCGCGCTGGCCGACCTGCCGCGCCACCTGGCCGAAGCCGACATCGTGATCAGCTCCACCGCCTCGCGCCTGCCGGTGGTCACGAAGGCGATGGTCGCCGATGCGATCGTCCAGCGCCGCCGTCGTCCGATGTTCATGGTCGATATCGCCGTGCCGCGCGACATCGAGGCCGACGTCGCCACCCTGAACGACGTCTACCTGTACGGCATCGACGACCTCAAGCAGGTCATCGACGAGAATCGCCGCTCACGGGAAATGGCCGCCCGCGAGGCCGACGCGATCATCGACCTGCAGGTCGAGCGCTACATGTCCTGGCGCCGCGCCCTCACCCTGCGCAACCCCGCGGTGGACATGCGCGTGGCCGCCGAGGCCCAGCGCGACGAGGTGCTGGCCAAGGCCCAGGCCATGCTGGCCAGGGGTCGCAGCGCCGACGAGGCGCTGGCTTTCCTGGCCAATACCCTGACCAACAAGCTGCTGCACGCCCCCAGTGCCCGCCTTCGCGACGCCGCGCTTTCCGGCGACCTGGACCTGCTCCATGCCGCTGGCCGGCTCTACGGACTGGACCCGGACGACGACGTTTCCGCATGA
- a CDS encoding cytochrome c oxidase assembly protein yields the protein MAGGLLKWIVPWEFSWSFLVVFVAIAMLYVAGGRRVRLPAARRAAFWTGMAIVYVSLHSYLDYFFEHEFFMHRIQQVLLHHLAPLLLMASYPGPVLWAGLPLAWRVRLRRASRSVAWRLLAGVLLNPALVTIAFVGFILVWLIPDMQTLAMLDWRIYRFMNWSMMLSGLAYWWLVLDHRPKPPGRMTPGIRVLSPAFTMTPQIVAGAIVTFSKADLYPIFEVCGRAFTMNVLTGQLIGGVIMWVPAAMIEVVGGLLAMRQWLRLSRSGRLPKRPPPARRVNRPSVPLPPSP from the coding sequence GTGGCCGGGGGGCTGCTGAAGTGGATCGTCCCGTGGGAGTTCTCCTGGAGCTTCCTCGTGGTGTTCGTCGCGATCGCCATGCTCTATGTCGCGGGGGGGCGGCGGGTGCGCCTGCCCGCGGCGCGGCGCGCGGCGTTCTGGACCGGCATGGCGATCGTCTATGTCTCGCTGCACTCCTATCTGGATTATTTCTTCGAGCATGAGTTCTTCATGCATCGCATCCAGCAGGTGTTGTTGCACCATCTCGCCCCGCTGCTGCTGATGGCGTCCTACCCGGGCCCTGTGTTGTGGGCCGGGTTACCGCTGGCGTGGCGGGTGCGCTTGCGCCGTGCGTCGCGCTCGGTGGCGTGGCGCTTACTGGCGGGCGTGTTGCTGAACCCGGCGCTGGTCACGATCGCCTTCGTCGGCTTCATCCTCGTCTGGCTGATCCCCGACATGCAGACGCTGGCCATGCTCGACTGGCGGATCTACCGCTTCATGAACTGGTCGATGATGCTATCGGGGCTGGCCTATTGGTGGCTCGTCCTCGACCACCGGCCGAAGCCGCCGGGGCGCATGACGCCCGGCATCCGCGTGCTGTCTCCCGCGTTCACGATGACTCCGCAGATTGTCGCCGGTGCCATCGTGACGTTCTCGAAGGCTGACCTGTATCCGATCTTCGAAGTCTGCGGCCGGGCTTTCACCATGAACGTGCTTACCGGTCAGTTGATCGGCGGCGTGATCATGTGGGTGCCGGCGGCGATGATCGAAGTGGTAGGCGGTCTGCTGGCGATGCGCCAGTGGCTACGCCTGTCGCGCAGCGGGCGGTTGCCGAAGCGGCCGCCGCCCGCGCGCCGGGTCAATAGACCTTCGGTACCTTTGCCGCCTTCGCCGTAA
- a CDS encoding response regulator transcription factor codes for MISVCLVDDQNLVRQGIRSLLDLAGDIRVIAECADGAQAVQTIPQIRPDVVLLDLRMPNMSGLEVLQALGGRNELPPTIILTTFDDDQLVLSGLKAGARGYLLKDVSLDQLVEAVRTVAAGGSLVAPMVTQRLLAGVGRIQNQFSSLEQPDPLTERETEILRLLSGGYSNKEIANSLRVAEGTVKNHVSNILSKLGVRDRTRAVLKALELGIV; via the coding sequence ATGATCTCCGTTTGCCTTGTAGATGATCAGAACCTGGTCCGCCAGGGCATCCGCTCCCTGCTGGACCTCGCCGGGGATATCCGGGTGATCGCCGAGTGCGCCGATGGTGCCCAGGCGGTGCAGACCATCCCCCAGATCCGCCCGGACGTGGTCTTGCTGGACCTGCGCATGCCGAACATGAGCGGCCTGGAAGTGCTGCAGGCCCTGGGCGGCAGGAACGAGCTGCCGCCGACCATCATCCTGACCACCTTCGACGACGACCAGTTGGTGCTCTCCGGCCTGAAGGCTGGCGCCCGCGGCTACCTGCTCAAGGACGTGTCGCTCGACCAGCTGGTCGAAGCGGTGCGGACCGTGGCGGCGGGCGGCTCGCTGGTCGCGCCGATGGTCACCCAGCGCCTGCTGGCGGGCGTGGGCCGGATCCAGAACCAGTTTTCCAGCCTGGAGCAGCCCGATCCGCTCACCGAGCGTGAAACCGAGATCCTCCGCCTCTTGTCGGGCGGCTACAGCAATAAGGAAATCGCCAATTCCCTGCGCGTGGCCGAGGGCACGGTGAAAAACCACGTTTCCAACATCCTTTCCAAGCTGGGCGTCCGCGACCGCACCCGTGCCGTGCTGAAGGCGCTGGAGCTGGGGATCGTCTGA
- the ppk2 gene encoding polyphosphate kinase 2, with product MGKKKKQYENALEDLQVELVGLTRWLRRKGKRMVVIFEGRDAAGKGGTIKAITDKLDTRAARVVALGKPTDEENGQWYFQRYVPHLPSAGELVLFDRSWYNRAVVEPAMGFCTQEQYDAFMKACPAFEKLLTDDGILLFKYWLAVDQAEQEERFAERAADPLKRWKLSPVDIKGRNEYEAMGDLRDAMIQRTDARDAPWFVADFNDQKTGRLNLIRHLLDQIPDKLTPDEEVDLPALKGKPKKDKVTAKAAKVPKVY from the coding sequence ATGGGCAAGAAGAAAAAGCAGTACGAGAACGCACTCGAAGACCTGCAGGTCGAGCTCGTCGGGCTGACCCGCTGGCTGCGCCGCAAGGGCAAGCGCATGGTGGTGATCTTCGAAGGACGCGACGCCGCCGGCAAGGGCGGCACGATCAAGGCGATCACCGACAAGCTGGACACCCGCGCGGCGCGCGTGGTCGCGCTGGGCAAGCCCACCGACGAAGAGAACGGCCAGTGGTACTTCCAGCGCTACGTGCCGCACCTGCCCTCCGCCGGCGAGCTCGTGCTGTTCGATCGCAGCTGGTACAACCGCGCCGTGGTCGAACCGGCCATGGGTTTCTGCACCCAGGAGCAGTACGACGCCTTCATGAAGGCCTGCCCCGCGTTCGAGAAACTGCTCACCGACGACGGCATCCTGCTGTTCAAGTACTGGCTGGCCGTCGACCAGGCCGAGCAGGAAGAACGCTTCGCCGAGCGCGCAGCCGATCCGCTGAAGCGCTGGAAGCTGTCGCCGGTGGACATCAAGGGACGCAACGAATACGAGGCCATGGGCGACCTGCGCGACGCGATGATCCAGCGCACGGATGCCCGCGACGCGCCGTGGTTCGTCGCCGACTTCAACGACCAGAAGACCGGCCGGCTCAACCTCATCCGCCACCTGCTCGACCAGATCCCCGACAAGCTGACGCCGGACGAGGAAGTCGACCTGCCCGCGCTGAAGGGCAAGCCGAAGAAGGACAAGGTTACGGCGAAGGCGGCAAAGGTACCGAAGGTCTATTGA
- a CDS encoding Gldg family protein, translating to MKRPSFSLSRAAVLRLGLAAIAVLFLAVVGLSSMSLRTARMDLTEDRIYTLTPGTENIVDGLGKPLTLTLYFSDHATRDLPQLRSYEQRVQEMLREIAVRAHGRIRLRVIDPVPYSDDEDAAESYGLTPASGGSNGERVFFGLVGTTGAADPTVAQAIPFFDPAREAFVEYDIAKLLYELGAPRKPKIGVLSMLPLEGNMVIGEQPWAVMRQLDQLADVTSLDPASLTRIDTSMDVVLVVHPKKLPEDAQYAIDQYVLHGGHLVVFVDPDAEMDSAPLIDSSGTVDDHDSDLRRLFETWGVVFDPTKVVLDRSQSLTIELNGISVPHPAMVGTTTQDLNHDDVVTASLQRINFSTAGFFELAPETKARMLPLVQASDEATVVSAQRVRDAASDPSVLLENYQPSHERYVLAARLRDTFRTAFPERKDKGHLDIAAAPGEVILVADTDLLTDRLWIDVQPLLGQQQMTPFANNGDFIANIVDNLGGSAALLSIRGRANLQRPFTRVRALQAAADRKFLVKKRELENELYDTQRRLAELQPAKGATTPNAVTAQQRREVEQYLQRKLAIGKELRDVQHQLNGEIDALGLRLKFINIVLVPLLVTLVGLVFGWRRTHRIRRDT from the coding sequence ATGAAGCGGCCCTCCTTCTCGTTGTCGCGCGCCGCCGTGCTTCGCCTCGGCCTCGCCGCCATCGCCGTCCTGTTCCTCGCCGTCGTCGGCCTCAGCTCGATGTCGCTGCGCACGGCACGCATGGATCTCACCGAAGACCGCATCTACACGCTGACGCCCGGCACCGAAAACATCGTCGATGGCCTGGGCAAGCCGCTCACGCTGACGCTGTATTTCTCCGACCATGCCACGCGTGACCTTCCGCAGCTACGCAGCTACGAGCAGCGCGTGCAGGAAATGCTGCGCGAGATCGCCGTCCGCGCGCATGGCCGCATCCGCCTGCGAGTGATCGATCCGGTGCCGTACTCCGACGACGAAGACGCCGCCGAGAGCTACGGCCTCACCCCCGCCAGCGGCGGCAGTAACGGCGAACGCGTGTTCTTCGGCCTGGTCGGTACCACCGGCGCAGCCGATCCCACGGTGGCGCAGGCGATCCCGTTCTTCGACCCGGCCCGCGAAGCGTTCGTCGAGTACGACATCGCCAAGCTCCTCTATGAGCTGGGCGCACCGCGCAAGCCGAAGATCGGCGTGCTCAGCATGTTGCCGCTGGAAGGCAACATGGTGATCGGCGAGCAGCCCTGGGCCGTGATGCGCCAGCTTGACCAGCTCGCCGACGTTACCTCGCTCGACCCGGCCAGCCTGACCCGGATCGACACATCGATGGACGTGGTGCTGGTGGTCCATCCGAAGAAGTTGCCGGAGGACGCCCAGTACGCGATCGACCAGTACGTGCTGCACGGTGGACACCTGGTGGTGTTCGTCGACCCGGATGCCGAGATGGATAGCGCGCCGTTGATCGATTCCAGCGGCACCGTGGACGACCATGATTCCGACCTGCGCCGGCTGTTCGAGACCTGGGGCGTCGTCTTCGACCCGACGAAGGTGGTGCTTGATCGTTCTCAGTCGCTGACCATCGAACTCAACGGCATCAGCGTGCCGCATCCCGCGATGGTCGGTACGACGACGCAGGACCTGAACCACGACGACGTGGTGACGGCGAGCCTCCAACGCATCAACTTCTCGACGGCGGGTTTCTTCGAGCTGGCACCGGAAACGAAGGCGCGAATGCTGCCGCTGGTACAGGCGTCCGACGAGGCCACGGTGGTCTCGGCACAGCGCGTGCGCGATGCCGCCAGCGACCCCTCCGTGCTGCTGGAGAATTACCAGCCCAGCCACGAGCGCTATGTGCTGGCGGCGCGCCTGCGCGATACGTTCCGCACCGCCTTCCCCGAGCGCAAGGACAAGGGGCACCTGGATATCGCCGCGGCGCCGGGCGAGGTGATCCTGGTGGCGGATACGGACCTGCTCACCGATCGCCTGTGGATCGACGTGCAGCCGTTGCTTGGCCAGCAGCAGATGACCCCGTTCGCGAACAACGGCGACTTCATCGCCAACATCGTCGACAACCTCGGCGGCTCGGCGGCACTCCTGTCGATCCGTGGAAGGGCCAACCTGCAGCGGCCGTTCACCCGCGTGCGTGCCTTGCAGGCGGCGGCCGACCGCAAGTTCCTGGTCAAGAAACGTGAGCTGGAGAACGAGCTTTACGACACCCAGCGGCGCCTGGCGGAGTTGCAGCCTGCGAAGGGTGCGACGACACCGAACGCGGTGACCGCGCAGCAGCGCAGGGAAGTGGAGCAGTACCTGCAGCGCAAGCTCGCCATCGGCAAGGAGTTGCGCGACGTGCAGCACCAGCTCAACGGCGAAATCGATGCGCTCGGCCTGCGCCTGAAGTTCATCAACATCGTGCTCGTCCCGCTGCTGGTGACCCTGGTCGGCCTGGTGTTCGGCTGGCGGCGCACGCATCGCATCCGCAGGGATACGTAA
- a CDS encoding ABC transporter permease subunit, whose product MSAVSAIVRRELRAYFVTPVAYVFMVIFLVLAGVLTFYTGDFYDRGLADLQPFFDMHPWLYLVLVPAVTMSMWAEERASGTLELLLSLPVSVSQAVLGKFLAAWCFIGICLVLTFPVWITVNYLGDPDNGVIMAGYIGSWLMAGAFIAIGACMSTATRSQVIAFILTAALCFALLLIGQPQVLDFFQDAVPPKLIGAMGQLSIVRHANAIARGVLDLRDLIYFGAMIVAWLGASVVVLDLKRTR is encoded by the coding sequence ATGAGCGCCGTGTCCGCCATCGTCCGGCGCGAACTGCGCGCGTATTTCGTGACGCCAGTCGCCTACGTGTTCATGGTCATCTTCCTGGTCCTGGCCGGGGTGCTGACGTTCTATACCGGCGACTTCTACGACCGTGGGCTCGCCGACCTGCAGCCGTTCTTCGACATGCATCCCTGGCTCTACCTGGTGCTCGTGCCCGCCGTGACCATGTCGATGTGGGCCGAGGAGCGGGCATCCGGCACCCTGGAACTGCTGCTCTCTCTACCGGTCAGCGTGTCGCAGGCGGTGCTGGGCAAGTTCCTCGCCGCGTGGTGCTTCATCGGCATCTGCCTGGTGCTCACGTTCCCGGTGTGGATCACGGTGAACTACCTGGGCGACCCCGACAACGGCGTGATCATGGCCGGCTACATCGGTAGCTGGCTGATGGCCGGCGCATTCATCGCCATCGGTGCCTGCATGTCGACGGCGACGCGCAGCCAGGTCATCGCCTTCATCCTCACCGCCGCGCTGTGCTTCGCGCTGCTGTTGATCGGCCAGCCGCAGGTGCTGGACTTCTTCCAGGATGCCGTGCCACCCAAGCTCATCGGGGCGATGGGCCAGCTTTCGATCGTGCGCCACGCCAACGCCATCGCCCGCGGCGTGCTCGACCTGCGCGACCTGATCTACTTCGGCGCGATGATCGTGGCGTGGCTCGGTGCCAGCGTCGTGGTGCTCGACCTGAAGAGGACGCGCTGA
- a CDS encoding ABC transporter ATP-binding protein — protein sequence MIETERLTRCYGPLIAVDSLSLRAEPGQVLGLLGPNGAGKSTAMRMIAGFLTPTAGTARVCGHDIRREPLAAKRALGYLPEGAPSYAEMTVREFLTFMVRVRGLDRDIARRRFDEVVSRLELEEVLDAPIGTLSKGLRRRVGLAQAILHDPPVLMLDEPTDGLDPNQKHSVRMLIDAMARERTILISTHLLEEVHALCNRVAIIANGKLLADATPAELEARSRYHGAVSFSAQGSGVSREMLARIPGVAMTEVDPLDGRVTVFPKPGQPILDEVQALLREQNLRVTEIQLEQGRLDEVFRQITTQPRGANP from the coding sequence ATGATCGAGACCGAACGACTCACACGCTGCTACGGCCCGCTCATCGCGGTCGATTCGCTCAGCCTCCGCGCGGAACCGGGCCAGGTGCTCGGCCTGCTCGGCCCCAATGGCGCCGGCAAATCCACCGCCATGCGCATGATCGCCGGATTCCTCACCCCCACCGCCGGCACCGCCCGCGTCTGCGGCCACGACATCCGCCGCGAACCCCTCGCCGCCAAGCGCGCACTCGGCTACCTGCCCGAAGGCGCACCCAGCTACGCCGAAATGACCGTGCGGGAATTCCTCACCTTCATGGTCCGCGTACGCGGCCTCGATCGCGACATCGCACGACGCCGGTTCGACGAAGTCGTCAGCCGCCTCGAACTCGAAGAAGTGCTCGACGCCCCCATCGGCACCCTGTCCAAGGGCCTGCGTCGCCGGGTCGGGCTCGCCCAGGCGATCCTGCACGATCCGCCGGTACTCATGCTCGACGAGCCCACCGATGGCCTCGACCCCAACCAGAAACACTCCGTGCGCATGCTGATCGATGCGATGGCGCGCGAGCGCACGATCCTCATCTCCACGCACCTGCTCGAAGAAGTGCACGCGCTATGCAACCGCGTCGCGATCATCGCCAACGGCAAGCTGCTGGCCGATGCCACGCCGGCCGAGCTCGAAGCACGCTCGCGTTACCACGGCGCGGTCTCATTCAGCGCGCAGGGCAGCGGTGTGTCGCGCGAGATGCTCGCGCGCATCCCCGGCGTCGCCATGACCGAAGTGGATCCGCTCGATGGCCGCGTCACCGTGTTTCCCAAGCCGGGCCAGCCGATCCTCGACGAGGTGCAGGCCTTGCTGCGCGAACAGAACCTGCGCGTGACCGAGATCCAACTCGAACAGGGGCGCCTCGACGAAGTGTTCCGGCAGATCACCACCCAGCCGCGCGGAGCCAATCCATGA
- the prfA gene encoding peptide chain release factor 1: protein MTPSIRRKLEALAERHEEVGLMLAQPDVLADGNRFRELSREYAQLEPVTLSLKEHDEAERELADTRAMLDDPDMREMAVDDIARIERRLLELDSELQVLLLPKDPRDEGNLFLEVRAGTGGDEAAIFAGDLFRMYARYAERQRWHVEILSASEGEHGGYKEVVARIEGRGAYSRLKFESGTHRVQRVPETESQGRIHTSAATVAILPEQDEVGEIEIRDGDLKVDTFRASGAGGQHVNKTDSAIRITHLPTGTVVECQDERSQHKNRARAMSLLKARLLDAERSKQSAAQAESRRLQVGSGDRSQRIRTYNFPQGRITDHRINLTLYRLPEVLQGDMDELVDTLTRENQADELQSLTEHG, encoded by the coding sequence ATGACCCCCTCGATCCGCCGCAAACTCGAAGCCCTCGCCGAACGCCACGAAGAGGTGGGGCTGATGCTGGCCCAGCCCGACGTGCTGGCCGACGGCAACCGCTTCCGCGAGCTGTCCCGCGAATACGCCCAGCTCGAACCCGTCACCCTGTCGCTGAAAGAGCACGACGAGGCCGAGCGCGAGCTGGCCGACACCCGCGCCATGCTCGACGACCCCGACATGCGCGAGATGGCCGTCGACGACATCGCACGGATCGAGCGCCGGCTGCTCGAACTGGACAGCGAGCTCCAGGTGCTGCTCCTGCCGAAGGATCCGCGCGACGAAGGCAACCTGTTCCTCGAAGTGCGCGCCGGCACCGGAGGCGACGAGGCGGCGATCTTCGCCGGCGACCTGTTCCGCATGTACGCCCGCTACGCCGAACGCCAGCGCTGGCACGTGGAGATCCTCAGCGCCAGCGAGGGCGAACACGGCGGCTACAAGGAAGTGGTGGCGCGCATCGAAGGCCGCGGCGCGTATTCCCGGCTGAAGTTCGAGTCGGGGACGCATCGCGTGCAGCGCGTGCCGGAAACCGAATCGCAGGGCCGCATCCATACCTCGGCCGCCACGGTCGCCATCCTTCCCGAGCAGGACGAAGTCGGCGAGATCGAGATCCGCGATGGCGACCTGAAGGTCGACACGTTCCGCGCGTCGGGCGCGGGCGGCCAGCACGTGAACAAGACCGACTCGGCCATCCGCATCACCCACCTGCCCACCGGCACCGTGGTGGAATGCCAGGACGAGCGCAGCCAGCACAAGAACCGCGCCCGCGCGATGAGCCTGCTGAAGGCGCGCCTGCTCGACGCCGAACGCAGCAAGCAGAGCGCGGCGCAGGCGGAGTCCCGCCGGCTGCAGGTGGGTTCGGGCGATCGCAGCCAGCGCATCCGCACCTATAACTTCCCGCAGGGGCGGATTACCGACCACCGGATCAACCTTACGCTGTACCGGCTACCCGAGGTGCTCCAGGGCGATATGGATGAGCTGGTCGATACCCTGACGCGTGAGAACCAGGCTGACGAACTGCAGAGCCTGACTGAGCACGGCTGA